Proteins from a genomic interval of Parvivirga hydrogeniphila:
- the secE gene encoding preprotein translocase subunit SecE, giving the protein MAQNGTKDKPNIFARIGKYFRDVRQEMKRVVWPSREEVINSSIVVVVTLLFFIGFTLVIDSISSWLFIDVLAKVGR; this is encoded by the coding sequence ATGGCTCAGAACGGTACCAAAGACAAGCCGAACATCTTCGCGCGCATCGGTAAGTACTTCCGAGATGTGCGACAGGAGATGAAGCGTGTCGTGTGGCCTTCTCGCGAGGAGGTCATCAATTCGAGCATCGTCGTCGTCGTCACCTTGCTGTTCTTCATCGGGTTCACGCTCGTCATCGACAGCATCTCGTCGTGGCTGTTCATCGACGTTCTCGCGAAGGTCGGCAGGTAG
- a CDS encoding Crp/Fnr family transcriptional regulator: MSNEEFLARVPIFEKCTPEEIRAIADVAQEHFYEPGQIIVTQGTPGQAFYLILAGRVSIERDGRALGAFGSGDFFGEMSLLDSAPRSATIRAIEQTRCLMLSSWDFKALVERNPSIAIKLLEVLSRRLRVADERLTS, encoded by the coding sequence ATGTCGAACGAGGAATTCCTGGCACGGGTCCCGATATTCGAGAAGTGCACGCCGGAGGAGATCCGCGCGATAGCAGACGTCGCCCAGGAACACTTCTACGAGCCAGGACAGATCATCGTCACACAGGGAACGCCGGGGCAGGCGTTCTACCTCATCCTGGCAGGTCGCGTCTCGATCGAGCGGGACGGCAGGGCCCTCGGAGCATTCGGGTCAGGCGACTTCTTCGGGGAGATGTCGCTCTTGGACAGCGCGCCACGCTCAGCGACGATACGCGCGATCGAGCAGACCCGCTGTCTGATGCTCTCGAGCTGGGACTTCAAAGCGCTCGTCGAGCGCAATCCATCGATCGCGATCAAGCTCCTCGAAGTGCTCAGCCGCCGGCTTCGGGTGGCGGACGAGCGGCTCACGAGCTGA
- a CDS encoding DUF3307 domain-containing protein: MALFLRLMLGHLLGDFAFQPGRLVKAKRAGFPGQALHGAVVTACTALVLADVLASAWPAVALAGAAHLAIEYISVPARSDGTRSGLVVFVLDQALHVISLVLISLALPAAVPPGVAGLQLSMVQLAFVDGIVAVALMGSILAFEVRASVHEGGDRAEGTLLPFDGARAYGMFERSAALIVAAVSPIPVVGYAAFAPRAAFALSLPPAAKARHLSETAVGAALCTVVWLLVAAVAIAS; the protein is encoded by the coding sequence ATGGCGTTGTTCCTGCGGCTGATGCTGGGCCACCTCCTCGGAGACTTCGCGTTCCAGCCCGGCCGGCTCGTGAAGGCGAAGCGCGCAGGGTTCCCGGGGCAGGCGCTCCACGGAGCCGTCGTGACCGCGTGCACCGCGCTCGTCCTGGCAGACGTGCTCGCGTCCGCCTGGCCCGCCGTGGCGCTGGCAGGAGCGGCACACCTCGCGATCGAGTACATCTCCGTTCCCGCGCGCAGCGATGGGACGCGGTCGGGGCTCGTGGTGTTCGTCCTCGACCAGGCCTTGCACGTCATCTCGCTCGTCCTCATCTCCCTCGCGCTTCCGGCAGCCGTGCCGCCCGGCGTCGCGGGCCTGCAGCTGTCGATGGTGCAGCTCGCATTCGTCGACGGCATCGTCGCTGTTGCGCTTATGGGGAGCATCCTTGCGTTCGAGGTGCGCGCCTCCGTGCATGAAGGCGGCGACCGCGCCGAAGGGACGCTCTTGCCGTTCGATGGCGCACGGGCCTACGGGATGTTCGAACGCTCGGCCGCACTGATCGTGGCCGCTGTGAGCCCGATCCCTGTCGTCGGCTATGCCGCATTCGCGCCGCGGGCCGCGTTCGCGCTGTCGCTCCCGCCGGCCGCAAAGGCACGCCATTTGAGCGAAACGGCGGTCGGCGCGGCGTTGTGCACGGTCGTGTGGCTGCTCGTCGCGGCAGTCGCCATCGCGAGCTAG
- the nusG gene encoding transcription termination/antitermination protein NusG, producing the protein MAKKWYVIHTYSGFENKVKANLLHRIETMGMQDKIFDVLIPKETVTDVKAGGRRVTQDKKVFPGYVLVQMELDDDSWYVVRNTPGVTGFVGSQGKPVPLSRKEFERIQGRVASAAKPKTMTEFTEGMAVKVTSGPLADFDGTIAEVNADQGKLKVMVSIFGRETPVELGFDQVAKL; encoded by the coding sequence ATGGCGAAGAAGTGGTACGTCATCCACACCTACAGCGGGTTCGAGAACAAGGTCAAGGCGAACCTGTTGCACCGCATCGAGACGATGGGGATGCAGGACAAGATCTTCGACGTGCTCATCCCGAAAGAGACGGTCACGGACGTCAAAGCGGGCGGCCGCCGGGTCACCCAGGACAAGAAGGTCTTCCCTGGCTACGTCCTCGTGCAGATGGAGCTCGACGACGACTCCTGGTACGTGGTGCGGAACACGCCTGGCGTGACGGGCTTCGTGGGCAGCCAAGGCAAGCCGGTTCCGCTGTCGCGCAAGGAGTTCGAGCGCATCCAGGGCCGAGTCGCTTCCGCGGCCAAGCCGAAGACGATGACTGAGTTCACCGAGGGCATGGCAGTGAAGGTGACCTCAGGTCCCCTCGCCGACTTCGACGGAACCATCGCCGAAGTCAACGCCGATCAGGGCAAGCTCAAGGTCATGGTGTCGATCTTCGGCCGTGAAACGCCCGTGGAACTGGGATTCGATCAGGTAGCCAAGCTCTAG
- the rplJ gene encoding 50S ribosomal protein L10, which yields MPTAEKAALVAEIKDRFVAASGVIMADYRGLTVKQMQALRAKLREAGADLKVYKNTLTQIALRELALPSMDSLLEGPTVFVFATGDPVPAAKALADFAKEAKVLELKGGFVDGAVIGAEQVKALASLPSREVLVAQVMGLLVSPVRGFMSMCNAPASAFARVIKAVADQKEAA from the coding sequence ATGCCGACAGCCGAGAAGGCCGCGTTGGTCGCCGAGATCAAGGACCGGTTCGTTGCCGCGTCCGGTGTCATCATGGCCGACTACCGTGGGCTCACGGTGAAGCAGATGCAGGCGCTGCGCGCGAAGCTGCGCGAGGCTGGAGCGGACCTCAAGGTCTACAAGAACACGCTCACCCAGATCGCGCTTCGCGAGCTCGCGTTGCCGTCGATGGACAGTCTGCTGGAAGGTCCGACCGTCTTCGTGTTCGCGACCGGGGATCCGGTTCCCGCTGCGAAAGCGCTCGCGGACTTCGCGAAGGAGGCGAAGGTCCTCGAACTCAAGGGCGGCTTCGTGGACGGGGCCGTCATCGGCGCCGAGCAGGTGAAAGCGCTTGCGTCGCTGCCGAGCCGCGAGGTGCTGGTCGCCCAGGTCATGGGGCTTCTGGTCTCGCCGGTACGAGGCTTCATGTCCATGTGCAACGCGCCTGCGAGCGCGTTCGCGCGTGTCATCAAGGCCGTGGCCGATCAGAAAGAGGCCGCGTAA
- the rplL gene encoding 50S ribosomal protein L7/L12, translating into MANITRAEVLEWVKSAPALELAELVKEMEEVFGVSAAAPVAVAAAAPAAGGGEAAPAEEKDSFDVVLTSAGDKKIQVIKVVRELTSLGLKEAKDLVDGAPKPVLEGVNKEKAEEAKAKLEEAGAVIELK; encoded by the coding sequence ATGGCGAACATCACGCGTGCAGAGGTTCTTGAGTGGGTGAAGAGCGCGCCCGCGCTCGAGCTCGCAGAGCTCGTCAAGGAGATGGAAGAGGTCTTCGGCGTGTCGGCCGCTGCGCCGGTCGCGGTCGCGGCTGCGGCTCCGGCCGCTGGCGGCGGCGAAGCGGCCCCGGCAGAGGAGAAGGACAGCTTCGACGTCGTGCTGACGTCGGCCGGCGACAAGAAGATCCAGGTCATCAAGGTCGTGCGCGAGCTGACCTCGCTTGGTCTCAAGGAGGCCAAGGACCTGGTCGATGGCGCCCCCAAGCCGGTTCTCGAGGGCGTCAACAAGGAGAAGGCCGAAGAGGCGAAGGCCAAGCTCGAGGAGGCCGGAGCCGTCATCGAGCTCAAGTAG
- the tuf gene encoding elongation factor Tu, translating to MAKKKFERTKPHMNVGTIGHVDHGKTTLTAAITKTLSEKGYADFTPFDQIDKAPEERERGITIAIAHVEYETDKRHYAHVDCPGHADYVKNMITGAAQMDGAILVVSAADGPMPQTREHILLARQVGVPYIVVFLNKVDMVDDPELLELVEMEVRELLSEYEFPGDEIPIIKGSALKALEGDEEAKKAIWELMDALDNYFPDPVRDVDKPFLMAVEDVFTITGRGTVATGRVERGVVKVGDEVEIVGLHPETRKTVVTGVEMFRKLLDQAQAGDNIGVLLRGIARTEIERGQVLCKPGSVTPHTEFMGQVYVLTKEEGGRHTPFFDGYRPQFYFRTTDVTGVVHLPEGTEMVMPGDNVEIRGELIAPIAMEEGLRFAIREGGRTVGSGRVTKILK from the coding sequence ATGGCGAAGAAGAAGTTCGAGCGCACCAAGCCGCACATGAACGTCGGCACCATCGGCCACGTCGACCACGGCAAGACGACGCTCACCGCGGCGATCACCAAGACCCTGTCCGAGAAGGGCTACGCCGACTTCACGCCGTTCGACCAGATCGACAAGGCGCCCGAGGAGCGCGAGCGCGGCATCACCATCGCCATCGCGCACGTCGAGTACGAGACCGACAAGCGCCACTACGCGCACGTCGACTGCCCGGGCCACGCCGACTACGTCAAGAACATGATCACCGGCGCGGCGCAGATGGACGGCGCCATCCTCGTCGTGTCGGCCGCCGACGGCCCGATGCCGCAGACCCGCGAGCACATCCTGCTCGCCCGCCAGGTCGGCGTCCCGTACATCGTCGTGTTCCTGAACAAGGTCGACATGGTCGACGACCCCGAGCTCCTCGAGCTCGTCGAGATGGAGGTCCGCGAGCTTCTCTCCGAGTACGAGTTCCCGGGCGACGAGATCCCGATCATCAAGGGCTCGGCCCTCAAGGCCCTCGAAGGCGACGAGGAGGCCAAGAAGGCGATCTGGGAGCTCATGGACGCGCTCGACAACTACTTCCCGGACCCGGTCCGCGACGTCGACAAGCCGTTCCTCATGGCCGTCGAGGACGTCTTCACCATCACCGGCCGCGGCACCGTGGCCACCGGCCGCGTGGAGCGCGGCGTGGTCAAGGTCGGCGACGAGGTCGAGATCGTGGGCCTGCACCCCGAGACCCGCAAGACCGTCGTCACCGGCGTGGAGATGTTCCGCAAGCTGCTCGACCAGGCCCAGGCCGGCGACAACATCGGCGTGCTCCTGCGCGGCATCGCCCGCACCGAGATCGAGCGCGGCCAGGTGCTGTGCAAGCCCGGCTCCGTGACCCCGCACACCGAGTTCATGGGCCAGGTCTACGTGCTCACCAAGGAGGAGGGCGGCCGCCACACCCCGTTCTTCGACGGCTACCGTCCGCAGTTCTACTTCCGCACGACCGACGTCACCGGCGTGGTGCACCTGCCCGAGGGCACCGAGATGGTCATGCCGGGCGACAACGTCGAGATCAGAGGCGAGCTCATCGCCCCGATCGCGATGGAGGAGGGCCTGCGCTTCGCCATCCGCGAAGGCGGCCGCACCGTCGGCTCGGGCCGCGTGACGAAGATCCTGAAGTAA
- the rplK gene encoding 50S ribosomal protein L11 — translation MAKKKQVGFIKLQIPGGQANPAPPVGPALGQHQVNIMQFCQAFNAATQDKMGTIIPVEITVYEDRSFDFVLKTPPAAVLLKQAAGIEKGSAVPNRTKVARVTRDQVRQIAETKMPDLNANDVEAAMKIIEGTARSMGIVVED, via the coding sequence ATGGCGAAGAAGAAGCAAGTCGGTTTCATCAAGCTCCAGATCCCTGGTGGCCAGGCCAACCCGGCGCCTCCCGTCGGCCCCGCGCTCGGCCAGCACCAGGTGAACATCATGCAGTTCTGCCAGGCGTTCAACGCTGCGACGCAGGACAAGATGGGCACCATCATCCCGGTCGAGATCACGGTGTACGAGGACCGGTCATTCGACTTCGTGCTCAAGACGCCCCCCGCTGCGGTGCTCCTTAAGCAGGCGGCAGGCATCGAGAAGGGGTCGGCCGTGCCGAACCGCACGAAGGTCGCCCGCGTCACGCGTGACCAGGTGCGTCAGATCGCGGAGACGAAGATGCCGGACCTGAACGCCAACGACGTCGAGGCCGCGATGAAGATCATCGAGGGCACCGCCCGCTCGATGGGCATCGTCGTCGAGGACTAG
- the rpmG gene encoding 50S ribosomal protein L33, protein MRTLVTLACTECKRRNYTTKKNKQNNPERIEFKKYCRWCGTHTLHKETR, encoded by the coding sequence ATGAGGACGCTGGTCACGCTCGCGTGCACGGAGTGCAAGCGACGCAACTACACGACGAAGAAGAACAAGCAGAACAACCCTGAGCGTATCGAGTTCAAGAAGTACTGCCGGTGGTGCGGCACCCACACGCTGCACAAGGAGACTCGGTAA
- the rplA gene encoding 50S ribosomal protein L1: MKRGKKIVAAQARIEPGKLYSPLEAIRLAKEVAPASFDETVEAHFRLGIDTRQADQQVRGSVVLPHGTGKKVRVAVFAQGEKAKEAEEAGADVVGADDLIERIQNGFLDFDATVATPDMMAKVGRLGKILGTRGLMPNPKLGTVTMDVARVVKELKAGKVEYRADKYGIVHIGIGKKSFTDEALVENYATVLDEIIRAKPAAAKGRYLKSITITTTMGPGIPVDPMKTRGLLEE; this comes from the coding sequence GTGAAGCGAGGCAAGAAGATCGTCGCCGCCCAGGCCAGGATCGAGCCGGGCAAGCTCTACTCGCCGCTCGAGGCGATCCGACTGGCCAAGGAAGTCGCACCGGCCTCGTTCGACGAGACCGTCGAGGCCCACTTCCGTCTCGGGATCGACACCCGGCAGGCGGATCAGCAGGTCCGCGGGTCGGTCGTGTTGCCGCATGGCACCGGCAAGAAGGTCCGGGTCGCGGTGTTCGCTCAGGGCGAGAAGGCCAAGGAGGCCGAGGAGGCCGGAGCAGACGTCGTCGGCGCCGACGACCTGATCGAGCGGATCCAGAACGGATTCCTGGACTTCGACGCCACCGTCGCGACGCCGGACATGATGGCGAAGGTCGGCCGCCTGGGCAAGATCCTCGGCACCCGCGGCCTGATGCCGAACCCCAAGCTCGGGACCGTGACCATGGACGTGGCGCGCGTCGTGAAGGAACTGAAGGCCGGCAAGGTCGAGTACCGTGCCGACAAGTACGGCATCGTGCACATCGGCATCGGCAAGAAGTCGTTCACGGACGAGGCGCTCGTCGAGAACTACGCGACGGTGCTCGATGAGATCATCCGCGCCAAGCCGGCCGCGGCGAAGGGACGCTATCTCAAGTCCATCACCATCACTACCACGATGGGCCCGGGCATCCCCGTCGATCCGATGAAGACCCGCGGCCTGCTTGAGGAGTAG
- a CDS encoding adenylate/guanylate cyclase domain-containing protein has translation MATRTTRTNPVALRWLRAAFIAGVLGATLSSTAFYPDWLLALIAIGAFVLALWTPAVALLLGVVAVAVPVAASDFVSAAVLAVAGFAVAQALASRESAGSVALLLTVATLPLGAGLAGPVLAGYLFGSKDGTSGAGLGAVAAVLGGAVLGASRAGVLLTGSRAAEPIVSFGSAPNDPLAFGWLSDSIAHADPARFLHALTTSGPAWLLVAEIVLWIAAAAAASWLRGTDRPAPDRLRALAGLLLLTLLLAGGVGGLWSAVGAGLPLSELARDLGPSLAVVALVGAASEWVFPRVTVSVSAPARAASSLKAEEADVDELLRLIASAEEELASRHTRNAVVMLTDLKAFSQMTERLGSVECAKVVQRHRDVLLPVIERHGGKGKPTGGDGLVAAFDSADAAVQAAIEMQHAIARLGSEVSIPESLAVRIGIASGEVVVDAGGRPFLGAALNLAARVMGLADGGRIFVSGEVARALSSAPPLHSHGERELKNIGRPVEVLEVLWKDGMAPQVVTYDAGRAETSGPAGGPDA, from the coding sequence ATGGCTACGCGCACCACCCGCACGAATCCCGTGGCGCTGCGCTGGCTTCGCGCCGCGTTCATCGCAGGCGTCCTCGGTGCGACGTTGTCGTCCACCGCGTTCTATCCCGACTGGCTCCTTGCGCTCATCGCCATCGGCGCGTTCGTGCTGGCGCTGTGGACGCCTGCCGTCGCGCTGCTCCTCGGCGTCGTCGCCGTCGCTGTGCCGGTGGCCGCGAGCGACTTCGTCTCGGCAGCGGTGCTCGCCGTTGCTGGATTCGCCGTGGCGCAGGCGCTGGCGTCGCGAGAGTCCGCAGGGTCGGTCGCGCTCCTCCTCACCGTGGCGACCCTGCCTCTCGGAGCGGGGCTGGCCGGGCCCGTCCTTGCCGGATACCTGTTCGGATCGAAGGACGGGACATCCGGAGCCGGTCTCGGCGCAGTCGCCGCGGTCCTGGGCGGAGCCGTCCTCGGCGCGTCTCGAGCGGGCGTCCTGCTGACTGGGTCCCGTGCCGCCGAGCCGATCGTGTCTTTCGGCAGCGCCCCGAACGATCCGCTCGCGTTCGGATGGCTGTCAGACTCGATCGCACACGCGGACCCGGCCCGCTTCCTGCACGCGCTCACCACCTCCGGACCCGCGTGGCTGCTGGTGGCGGAGATCGTTCTGTGGATCGCTGCGGCAGCGGCGGCAAGCTGGCTTCGCGGCACGGATCGTCCGGCGCCCGACCGCCTGCGGGCGCTGGCAGGGCTTCTGCTCTTGACGCTGCTTTTGGCAGGCGGCGTCGGCGGCCTGTGGAGCGCCGTCGGCGCGGGCCTTCCGCTCTCAGAGCTCGCCCGCGACCTCGGGCCGTCGCTTGCGGTCGTCGCGCTCGTCGGAGCAGCGTCCGAGTGGGTCTTTCCGCGCGTCACGGTCTCTGTGAGCGCCCCTGCCCGCGCCGCCTCTTCCCTCAAGGCCGAGGAGGCGGACGTCGACGAGCTGCTGCGATTGATAGCATCAGCCGAAGAGGAGCTCGCGAGCAGGCACACGCGCAACGCGGTCGTCATGCTCACCGACCTCAAGGCCTTCTCGCAGATGACCGAACGGCTGGGCAGCGTGGAGTGCGCGAAGGTCGTGCAGCGCCATCGCGACGTCTTGCTGCCCGTCATCGAGCGCCATGGCGGCAAGGGCAAACCGACCGGCGGCGACGGCCTGGTGGCCGCCTTCGACTCGGCCGACGCGGCCGTCCAGGCAGCCATCGAGATGCAGCACGCGATCGCGCGCCTCGGGAGCGAGGTCTCGATACCGGAAAGCCTGGCCGTCCGCATCGGCATCGCTTCGGGCGAAGTGGTGGTGGACGCGGGTGGACGACCGTTCCTCGGCGCGGCGCTCAACCTCGCCGCTCGCGTCATGGGGCTCGCCGACGGGGGCCGCATCTTCGTGTCAGGCGAGGTCGCGCGCGCCCTGTCCAGCGCTCCTCCCCTTCACTCCCATGGCGAACGCGAGCTGAAGAACATCGGCCGTCCCGTCGAGGTCCTCGAAGTCCTCTGGAAAGACGGCATGGCTCCCCAGGTCGTCACGTATGACGCCGGGAGAGCAGAAACGTCCGGGCCTGCGGGCGGCCCGGACGCGTGA
- the rpoB gene encoding DNA-directed RNA polymerase subunit beta, whose product MPLPSLRRNRLVRRQAGFPAAAGQRQRRSFAKLPEILDVPNLIAVQTESFKWFLEEGLRETFDDISPIEDFNGVLAVEFGEYEIGDPKYSVEECKEKDMSYQAPLFVLVKLINRETGEIKENQVFMGDFPLMTDRGTFIINGTERVVVSQLVRSPGVYYAEERDKTTDKVIYTAKVIPARGAWLELETDRRDAVYVRVDRKRKQPVTVLLKALGIAETREEILELFDGAECIKHTLDRDITETREEALIEIYKRQRPGEPPTVDSARSLIEGLYFNPQRYDLAKVGRYKMNRKLGLDLPDSQSTLTDGDIVETIRYLVKLWEGAEGYETDDIDHFGNRRVRTVGELIQNQFRLGLTRMERVIRERMTTQDVEEITPQSLINIRPIVAAIKEFFGSSQLSQFMDQTNPLGGLTHKRRISALGPGGLSRERAGFEVRDVHPSHYGRMCPIETPEGSNIGLMGSLATYARVNAYGFIETPYRRVVDGKVTDEVVYLTADEEEKYVIAQAAEPYDLKTGKFLNERVLCLKKGGEPVDVRPEEVDFMDVSPRQIVSVATALIPFLEHDDANRALMGSNMQRQAVPLVRPSAPLVGTGMEYRAAVDTGEIIVAKRAGTVDYVDARRVVVRTDDGATDEYVLPKFQRSNQGTCINHRPIVSMGERVEQGQVLADGPSTDGGELALGQNLLVAFMPWEGYNYEDAIILSERVVKEDLLTSIHIEEYEVEARDTKLGPEEITREIPNVGDELLANLDQDGIIRIGAEVFPGDILVGKVTPKGETELTAEERLLRAIFGEKAREVRDTSLKVPHGETGRVIAIQKFSREAGDDLSPGVNELVRVYVAQKRKISEGDKLAGRHGNKGVISKILPVEDMPFLSDGTPVDIILNPLGVPSRMNIGQLFETHLGWAAFVGWSDEKEQKQPVDGPLPVATPVFDGAREQEIVETLKKADRNLKIKAKRRYGDKVLDAFVPHIDDHGKTVLYDGRTGEPFREPVTVGQIYILKLLHLVDDKIHARSTGPYSLITQQPLGGKAQFGGQRFGEMEVWALYAYGAAYVLQEILTIKSDDVVGRVKAYEAIVKGENIPEPGIPESFKVLVKEMQSLCLDVEIISETGEEVEIKEDDQDIFAAAKEFGLDLGTAEEGSGSEDVSLEDLDTGGFDLGFDESENAPAQPDGTEE is encoded by the coding sequence ATGCCTCTCCCGTCTCTAAGGAGGAATCGCCTGGTGCGCCGTCAAGCAGGTTTCCCCGCCGCAGCTGGCCAGCGTCAGCGCCGATCGTTCGCGAAGCTCCCAGAGATTCTCGACGTACCGAATCTTATCGCAGTACAGACCGAGTCGTTCAAGTGGTTCTTGGAAGAAGGCCTCCGTGAGACCTTCGATGACATCTCGCCGATCGAGGACTTCAACGGCGTGTTGGCCGTTGAGTTCGGCGAGTACGAGATCGGCGATCCGAAGTACTCCGTCGAGGAGTGCAAAGAAAAGGACATGTCCTACCAGGCGCCGCTGTTCGTGCTCGTCAAGCTCATCAACCGTGAGACCGGCGAGATCAAAGAGAACCAGGTCTTCATGGGCGACTTCCCACTCATGACCGACCGGGGCACCTTCATCATCAACGGGACCGAGCGCGTCGTCGTGTCGCAGCTCGTGCGCTCGCCGGGCGTCTACTACGCGGAAGAGCGCGACAAGACCACCGACAAGGTCATCTACACTGCGAAGGTCATCCCTGCGCGGGGGGCGTGGCTCGAGCTCGAGACCGATCGCCGCGACGCGGTGTATGTCCGCGTCGACCGGAAGCGGAAGCAGCCGGTCACGGTGCTGCTCAAGGCGCTCGGCATCGCGGAGACCCGAGAGGAGATCCTCGAGCTGTTCGACGGCGCGGAGTGCATCAAGCACACGCTCGATCGCGACATCACGGAGACCCGGGAAGAGGCGCTCATCGAGATCTACAAACGCCAGCGGCCGGGCGAGCCGCCGACGGTCGACTCGGCTCGGAGCCTGATCGAGGGCCTGTACTTCAACCCGCAGCGATACGACCTCGCCAAGGTCGGCCGGTACAAGATGAACCGCAAGCTCGGCCTCGACTTGCCGGACAGCCAGTCGACGCTCACGGACGGGGACATCGTCGAGACGATCCGTTACCTCGTGAAGCTGTGGGAGGGCGCCGAGGGTTACGAGACCGACGACATCGACCACTTCGGCAACCGCCGCGTGAGGACCGTTGGCGAGCTCATCCAGAACCAGTTCCGGCTCGGCCTCACGCGCATGGAGCGAGTCATCCGCGAGCGCATGACGACCCAGGACGTCGAAGAGATCACGCCGCAGTCGCTCATCAACATCCGGCCGATCGTGGCGGCGATCAAGGAGTTCTTCGGGTCTTCGCAGCTTTCCCAGTTCATGGACCAGACGAACCCGCTCGGCGGGCTCACCCACAAGCGCCGCATCTCAGCGCTCGGCCCTGGCGGCCTTTCGCGCGAGCGCGCCGGCTTCGAGGTCCGCGACGTGCACCCGTCGCACTACGGCCGCATGTGCCCGATCGAGACGCCGGAAGGCTCGAACATCGGGCTCATGGGCTCGCTCGCTACCTACGCGCGCGTGAACGCGTACGGATTCATCGAGACCCCCTACCGCCGAGTCGTCGACGGCAAGGTCACGGACGAGGTCGTGTACCTCACCGCAGACGAGGAAGAGAAGTACGTCATCGCGCAGGCCGCCGAGCCGTACGACCTGAAGACCGGGAAGTTCTTGAACGAGCGGGTGCTCTGCCTGAAGAAGGGCGGAGAGCCGGTCGACGTACGGCCCGAAGAGGTCGACTTCATGGACGTCTCGCCGCGGCAGATCGTGTCGGTCGCGACGGCGCTGATCCCGTTCCTCGAGCACGACGACGCCAACCGTGCGCTCATGGGCTCGAACATGCAGCGGCAGGCCGTGCCGCTCGTCCGCCCGTCCGCTCCGCTCGTGGGGACGGGCATGGAGTACCGCGCGGCCGTGGACACCGGCGAGATCATCGTCGCCAAGCGCGCGGGCACAGTCGACTACGTCGACGCGCGTCGGGTCGTCGTGAGGACCGACGACGGCGCGACAGACGAGTACGTCCTTCCCAAGTTCCAGCGGTCCAACCAGGGCACGTGCATCAACCACCGGCCGATCGTGTCGATGGGCGAGCGTGTTGAGCAGGGTCAGGTGCTGGCCGATGGCCCGTCGACGGACGGCGGCGAGCTCGCGCTTGGCCAGAACCTGCTCGTCGCGTTCATGCCCTGGGAGGGCTACAACTACGAAGACGCGATCATCCTGTCCGAGCGCGTTGTGAAAGAAGACCTGCTCACCTCGATCCACATCGAGGAGTACGAGGTCGAGGCGCGAGACACGAAGCTCGGCCCGGAGGAGATCACGCGCGAGATCCCCAACGTCGGCGATGAGCTGCTCGCCAACCTCGACCAGGACGGCATCATCCGCATCGGCGCGGAGGTCTTCCCCGGCGACATCCTCGTGGGCAAGGTCACGCCGAAGGGCGAGACCGAGCTCACCGCCGAGGAACGCCTGCTGCGTGCGATCTTCGGCGAGAAGGCGCGCGAGGTGCGCGACACCTCGCTCAAGGTACCGCACGGCGAGACGGGCCGTGTGATCGCCATCCAGAAGTTCTCGCGGGAAGCGGGAGACGACCTCTCGCCCGGTGTGAACGAGCTGGTGCGCGTGTACGTCGCGCAGAAGCGCAAGATCTCGGAAGGCGACAAGCTCGCCGGCCGTCATGGCAACAAGGGCGTCATCTCGAAGATCCTGCCGGTCGAGGACATGCCGTTCTTGTCCGACGGCACTCCCGTCGACATCATCTTGAACCCCCTCGGCGTCCCGAGCCGCATGAACATCGGCCAGCTGTTCGAGACGCATCTCGGATGGGCCGCCTTCGTGGGCTGGTCCGACGAGAAGGAGCAGAAGCAGCCGGTGGACGGCCCGCTTCCCGTCGCGACGCCGGTGTTCGACGGCGCGCGCGAGCAGGAGATCGTCGAGACGCTGAAGAAGGCGGACCGCAACCTCAAGATCAAGGCGAAGCGGCGGTACGGCGACAAGGTCCTGGACGCCTTCGTCCCGCACATCGACGATCACGGCAAGACCGTGCTGTACGACGGGCGCACCGGCGAGCCGTTCCGTGAGCCTGTCACGGTGGGCCAGATCTACATCTTGAAGCTGCTGCACCTCGTGGACGACAAGATCCACGCGCGCTCGACCGGTCCGTACTCGCTCATCACCCAGCAGCCGCTCGGCGGCAAGGCGCAGTTCGGCGGCCAGCGCTTCGGTGAGATGGAAGTGTGGGCGCTGTACGCGTACGGCGCGGCCTACGTGCTCCAGGAGATCTTGACGATCAAGTCGGACGACGTGGTCGGCCGCGTCAAGGCGTACGAGGCCATCGTCAAGGGCGAGAACATCCCCGAGCCTGGCATCCCCGAGAGCTTCAAGGTGCTCGTCAAGGAGATGCAGTCGCTGTGTCTCGATGTGGAGATCATCTCCGAGACGGGCGAGGAGGTCGAGATCAAAGAGGACGACCAGGACATCTTCGCAGCGGCGAAGGAGTTCGGTCTCGATCTCGGCACCGCCGAAGAGGGGAGCGGGTCCGAGGACGTGTCTCTCGAAGACCTGGACACCGGCGGGTTCGACCTGGGGTTCGACGAATCTGAGAACGCACCGGCACAGCCGGACGGGACGGAGGAGTAA